The Gasterosteus aculeatus chromosome 17, fGasAcu3.hap1.1, whole genome shotgun sequence genome includes a window with the following:
- the LOC120835801 gene encoding myosin heavy chain, fast skeletal muscle, translating to MSTDAEMQCFGPAAIYLRKPERERIEAQNTPFDAKTAFFVSEPAEMYLKGKLTKREGGKATVDTLSGKTITVKDTEIFPMNPPKYDKIEDMAMMTHLSEPSVLYNLKERYAAWMIYTYSGLFCVTVNPYKWLPVYDQGVVEAYRGKKRIEAPPHIFSISDNAYQFMLQDRENQSILITGESGAGKTVNTKRVIQYFATIAVAGGKKQSEQTAGKIKGSLEDQIIAANPLLEAYGNAKTVRNDNSSRFGKFIRIHFGTTGKLASADIETYLLEKSRVTFQLSAERSYHIFYQLMTGHKPELIEALLITKNPYDYHMISQGEITVKSIDDTEEFIATDTAIDILGFTAEEKANIYKLTGSVMHHGNMKFKQKQREEQAEPDGTEVADKIAYLMGLNSADLLKGLCYPRVKVGNEFVTKGQTVPQVNNSVSALCKSVYEKMFLWMVVRINEMLDTRQPRQFFIGVLDIAGFEIFDYNSLEQLCINFTNEKLQQFFNHHMFVLEQEEYKKEGIEWEFIDFGMDLAACIELIEKPMGIFSILEEECMFPKASDVTFKNKLYDQHLGKSPPFQKPKPAKGKAEAHFSLVHYAGTVDYNVTGWLDKNKDPLNDSVVQLYQKSSAKLLAHLYASHAGSEAEASGKKAGKKKGGSFQTVSALFRENLGKLMTNLRCTHPHFVRCLIPNESKTPGLMENFLVIHQLRCNGVLEGIRICRKGFPSRILYGDFKQRYKVLNASVIPEGHFIDNKKASEKLLGSIDVDKSQYKFGHTKVFFKAGLLGTLEEMRDDKLAILVTMTQGLCRGFLMRREFAKMMERREAVYSIQYNIRSFMNVKTWPWMKLYFKIKPLLKSAETEKEMAQMKENFGKMKEDLAKALAKKKELEEKMVSLLQEKNDLQLQIQSEGETLSDAEERCEGLIKSKIQLEAKLKETSERLEDEEEMNAELTAKKRKLEDECSELKKDIDDLELTLAKVEKEKHATENKVKNLVEEMASQDETIAKLTKEKKALQEAHQQTLDDLQAEEDKVNTLTKAKTKLEQQVDDLEGSLEQEKKLRMDLERSKRKLEGDLKLAHETIMDLENDKQQSDEKIKKKDFETSQLLSRIEDEQSLSIQLQKKIKELQARIEELEEEIEADRAARAKVEKQRSDLSRELEEISERLEEAGGATSVQIEMNKKREAEFQKLRRDLEESTLQHEATAAALRKKQADSVAELGEQIDNLQRVKQKLEKEKSEYKMEIDDLSSNMESVAKSKGNLEKICRTLEDQMSEIKTKNEEYVRQLNDIGLQRARLLTENGEFSRQLEEKESLISQLTRGKQAYTQQIEELKRHLEEEVKAKNALAHAVQSARHDCDLLREQYEEEQEAKAELQRAMSKANSEVAQWRAKYETDAIQRTEELEEAKKKLAQRLQDAEESIEAVNAKCSSLEKTKQRLQGEVEDLMIDVERANALAANLDKKQRNFDKVLAEWKQKYEESQAELEGALKDTRSLSTEMFKLKNSYEEALDHLETLKRENKNLQQEISDLTENIGENGKTIHELEKGKKIVETEKCELQTSLEEAEATLEHEESKILRIQLELTQVKSEIDRKLAEKDEEIEQIKRNSQRVIESMQSTLDSEIRSRNDALRIKKKMEGDLNEMEIQLSHANRQAAEAQKQLRNVQGQLKDVILHLDDAVRGQEEMKEQVAMVERRNNLMLAEIEELRAALEQTDRSRKVAEQELVDASERVGLLHSQNTSLIHTKKKLEADLIQVQGEVEDSVHEARNAEEKAKKAITDAAMMAEELKKEQDTSSHLERMKKNLEVTVKDLQNRLDEAENLAMKGGKKQLQKLEARVRELESEVDAEQRRGAEAIKGVRKYERRVKELTYQFEEDKKNIVRLQDLVDKLQLKVKAYKRQSEEAEEQANSHLSRYRKVQHEMEEAEERADIAESQVNKLRAKSREIVKTKDEE from the exons ATGAGTACCGACGCTGAAATGCAGTGTTTTGGCCCGGCGGCCATTTACCTCCGGAAGCCAGAACGAGAGAGAATAGAAGCTCAAAACACTCCCTTTGATGCTAAAACTGCGTTCTTTGTGAGCGAGCCGGCAGAGATGTACCTCAAGGGGAAACTTACCAAGAGAGAAGGCGGCAAAGCCACCGTGGACACTCTCAGTGGAAAG ACGATCACTGTGAAAGACACTGAAATCTTTCCCATGAACCCACCAAAGTACGACAAGATTGAGGACATGGCCATGATGACCCACCTCAGCGAGCCTTCTGTGCTGTACAACCTCAAAGAGCGCTACGCAGCATGGATGATCTAC ACCTACTCGGGACTGTTCTGCGTGACTGTGAACCCCTACAAGTGGCTCCCAGTGTACGATCAAGGGGTCGTGGAAGCATACAGAGGCAAAAAGAGGATTGAGGCTCCTCCCCACATCTTCTCCATCTCTGACAATGCCTATCAGTTCATGCTCCAAG ATAGAGAAAACCAGTCAATCCTGATCAC TGGAGAATCTGGTGCAGGAAAGACAGTCAACACCAAACGTGTCATCCAGTACTTTGCGACAATCGCAGTGGCTGGAGGGAAGAAGCAAAGTGAGCAAACTGCTGGCAAGATCAAG GGGTCACTGGAAGACCAAATCATTGCAGCAAACCCTCTGTTGGAGGCTTATGGTAATGCCAAGACTGTGAGGAATGACAACTCATCACGTTTT GGAAAGTTCATCCGAATTCACTTTGGGACAACTGGAAAGCTGGCATCAGCTGATATTGAAACAT ATCTGCTGGAGAAGTCTCGCGTGACGTTCCAGCTGTCTGCTGAGAGGAGCTACCACATCTTCTACCAGCTGATGACAGGCCACAAGCCCGAGCTGATCG AGGCTCTCCTGATCACCAAAAATCCCTATGACTATCACATGATCAGTCAGGGGGAAATCACCGTCAAGAGTATTGATGACACTGAAGAATTCATCGCCACCGAT ACTGCCATTGACATCCTGGGCTTCACTGCAGAAGAGAAGGCAAACATCTACAAGCTGACTGGAAGTGTGATGCATCATGGAAACATGAAGTTCAAGCAGAAGCAGCGTGAAGAGCAGGCTGAGCCCGATGGCACTGAGG tgGCAGATAAAATTGCGTACCTCATGGGTCTGAACTCTGCTGATTTGCTAAAAGGACTATGCTACCCCAGAGTGAAGGTTGGAAATGAGTTTGTGACCAAAGGTCAAACTGTCCCTCAG GTCAACAACTCCGTCTCGGCTCTCTGCAAGTCTGTCTATGAGAAGATGTTCTTGTGGATGGTCGTCAGAATCAACGAGATGCTGGACACCAGGCAGCCGAGACAGTTCTTCATCGGCGTCCTGGATATTGCCGGGTTTGAAATTTTTGAC TACAACAGCTTGGAGCAGCTGTGTATCAACTTCACCAACGAAAAACTGCAACAGTTTTTCAACCACCACATGTTTGTGCTGGAGCAAGAAGAGTACAAGAAAGAGGGAATTGAATGGGAGTTCATTGACTTTGGTATGGACTTGGCTGCCTGCATTGAGCTGATTGAGAAG CCAATGGGCATCTTCTCCATCCTTGAAGAGGAGTGCATGTTCCCCAAGGCGTCAGACGTCACCTTCAAGAACAAACTGTACGACCAGCATCTTGGTAAAAGTCCTCCCTTCCAAAAACCCAAACCTGCCAAAGGCAAAGCTGAAGCGCATTTCTCCTTGGTGCACTACGCCGGCACCGTTGACTACAATGTCACTGGCTGGCTGGATAAGAACAAAGACCCCCTGAACGACTCAGTGGTTCAGCTCTACCAGAAGTCTTCAGCCAAGCTGCTGGCTCACCTCTACGCATCACATGCCGGATCAGAAG CTGAGGCAAGTGGGAAAAAAGCCGGCAAGAAGAAGGGTGGATCCTTTCAGACAGTGTCTGCTCTGTTCAGG GAGAATTTGGGCAAGTTGATGACCAACTTAAGGTGCACTCATCCTCATTTTGTGCGGTGTTTGATTCCAAATGAATCAAAGACACCCG GCCTCATGGAGAACTTCCTGGTCATCCACCAGCTGAGGTGTAACGGTGTGCTGGAAGGTATCAGGATCTGCAGGAAAGGTTTCCCCAGTAGAATCCTCTATGGTGACTTCAAGCAGAG ATACAAAGTTTTAAATGCCAGTGTCATTCCTGAAGGACATTTCATCGACAACAAAAAGGCCTCAGAGAAGCTCTTGGGCTCTATTGATGTTGACAAGTCTCAATACAAATTTGGACACACAAAG GTGTTCTTCAAAGCCGGTCTGCTGGGAACTCTGGAGGAAATGAGAGATGACAAACTCGCGATCCTGGTCACAATGACTCAGGGGCTCTGCAGAGGTTTCCTCATGAGGAGAGAGTTTGCCAAGATGATGGAGAGAAG GGAGGCAGTTTACTCCATCCAGTACAACATTCGCTCATTCATGAACGTCAAAACCTGGCCATGGATGAAGCTGTACTTCAAGATCAAGCCTCTACTGAAGAGtgcagagacggagaaagaaaTGGCCCAAATGAAAGAGAACTTTGGAAAGATGAAAGAGGATCTAGCAAAGGCTCTGGCTAAGAAGAAAGaactggaggagaagatggttTCTCTCCTTCAGGAGAAAAATGACTTGCAGTTACAAATTCAATCT GAAGGTGAAACCCTCAGTGATGCAGAGGAAAGGTGCGAAGGGCTCATTAAATCAAAAATTCAACTTGAGGCCAAACTTAAGGAGACGTCGGAGAgactggaggatgaggaggaaatgAATGCTGAGCTGACTGcaaagaagaggaagctggaggacGAGTGCTCCGAGTTGAAGAAAGACATCGATGACTTGGAGCTCACTCTGGCCaaagtggagaaggagaagcacgCCACTGAGAATAAG GTTAAAAACCTGGTTGAGGAAATGGCATCTCAAGATGAGACCATTGCCAAGTTGACCAAAGAGAAGAAAGCCCTCCAAGAGGCCCATCAGCAGACCCTCGAtgacctgcaggcagaggaagacAAAGTCAACACTCTGACAAAGGCCAAGACCAAGCTGGAGCAGCAAGTGGACGAT CTTGAAGGTTCCCTGGAGCAAGAAAAGAAGCTACGTATGGACCTAGAGCGATCAAAGAGAAAGCTTGAAGGAGATCTAAAGCTGGCCCATGAAACCATCATGGATCTGGAGAACGACAAGCAGCAGTCAGATGAGAAGATAAAGAA AAAGGACTTTGAAACAAGTCAACTTCTAAGCAGGATTGAGGATGAGCAATCACTCTCTATTCagcttcagaaaaaaatcaaagagcTTCAG gCTCGTattgaggagctggaggaggagatcgAGGCTGATCGGGCCGCTCGGGCCaaggtggagaagcagaggtCCGATCTTTCCAGGGAACTCGAGGAGATCAGCGAGAGGCTGGAAGAAGCTGGCGGAGCGACATCCGTTCAGATCGAGATGAACAAGAAGCGCGAGGCCGAGTTCCAGAAGCTGCGTCGCGATCTGGAAGAGTCCACCCTGCAGCACGAGGCCACCGCCGCAGCTCTCCGCAAGAAGCAGGCCGACAGTGTGGCCGAGCTGGGAGAGCAGATCGACAACCTGCAGAGGGTCAAACAGAAgctggagaaagagaagagtgaATACAAGATGGAGATCGACGACCTCAGCAGCAATATGGAGTCTGTAGCCAAATCAAAG GGCAATCTCGAAAAAATATGTCGTACCCTTGAGGATCAAATGAGTGAGATTAAGACCAAAAATGAAGAATATGTGCGACAGCTGAATGACATCGGGTTGCAAAGGGCCAGACTGCTAACAGAGAATG gtGAGTTCAGTcgccagctggaggagaaagaatcCTTGATCTCTCAGCTCACAAGGGGCAAGCAGGCCTACACTCAGCAAATTGAGGAACTTAAGAGGCACCTTGAGGAGGAGGTCAAG GCCAAGAACGCCCTGGCTCATGCTGTTCAGTCGGCTCGCCATGACTGCGACCTGCTCAGGGAGCAgtatgaggaggagcaggaggccaagGCCGAGCTGCAGCGGGCGATGTCAAAGGCCAACAGCGAGGTGGCTCAGTGGAGAGCCAAATACGAGACCGATGCCATTCAGCGCaccgaggagctggaggaggccaa GAAAAAGCTCGCCCAGCGTCTCCAGGATGCAGAGGAATCCATCGAGGCTGTGAATGCAAAATGTTCCTCTCTGGAAAAGACGAAACAGAGGCTGCAGGGTGAAGTGGAGGACCTGATGATTGATGTGGAGAGAGCTAACGCTCTGGCTGCTAACCTTGACAAGAAGCAAAGGAACTTTGACAAG gTTCTTGCCGAGTGGAAGCAGAAGTATGAAGAAAGCCAGGCAGAGCTGGAGGGAGCTTTGAAGGACACTCGTTCCCTCAGCACTGAGATGTTCAAGCTGAAGAATTCGTACGAAGAAGCTTTGGACCACCTGGAGACCttgaagagagagaacaaaaattTGCAAC AGGAGATCTCTGACCTAACTGAAAATATTGGTGAGAATGGAAAAACCATTCATGAACtagagaaagggaagaaaatagtaGAGACAGAGAAGTGTGAACTCCAGACTTCACTTGAAGAGGCAGAG GCTACCCTGGAGCATGAAGAATCCAAGATTCTCCGCATTCAGCTTGAACTCACCCAAGTCAAGAGTGAAATCGATAGAAAACTTGCGGAGAAAGACGAGGAGATCGAGCAGATCAAGAGGAACAGCCAGAGAGTGATTGAGTCCATGCAGAGCACTTTGGATTCCGAGATCAGGAGCAGGAACGATGCCCTGAGaatcaagaagaagatggagggagacctCAACGAGATGGAGATCCAGCTGAGCCACGCCAACCGCCAGGCCGCCGAAGCCCAGAAACAGCTGAGGAACGTGCAGGGACAGCTTAAG GATGTGATACTGCACCTTGACGACGCTGTGAGAGGCCAGGAAGAAATGAAGGAGCAGGTCGCCATGGTGGAGCGCAGGAACAACCTGATGCTGGCCGAGATCGAGGAGCTGAGGGCGGCACTGGAGCAGACGGACAGGAGCCGCAAAGTGGCTGAACAGGAGCTGGTCGACGCCAGCGAGCGCGTGGGACTGCTGCACTCGCAG AATACCAGCCTCATCCACACCAAGAAGAAGTTGGAGGCCGACCTCATCCAGGTCCAGGGTGAAGTGGAGGATTCTGTCCATGAAGCGAGAAATGCTGAAGAAAAGGCCAAGAAGGCAATCACTGAT GCTGCCATGATGGCAGAAGAGCTGAAAAAGGAGCAGGACACCAGCTCCCACttggagaggatgaagaagaacctGGAGGTGACAGTAAAGGACCTGCAGAACCGCCTGGATGAGGCTGAGAATCTGGCCATGAAGGGCGGCAAGAAGCAGCTCCAGAAACTGGAGGCCAGG GTCCGAGAATTGGAGTCTGAAGTTGATGCTGAGCAGAGGCGGGGGGCTGAGGCGATCAAGGGAGTGCGAAAGTATGAGAGAAGAGTGAAGGAGCTCACCTATCAG TTTGAAGAGGACAAGAAGAATATCGTCAGACTTCAGGATCTGGTGGACAAGCTGCAGCTGAAAGTGAAGGCCTACAAGAGGCAGTCCGAGGAAGCT GAGGAGCAGGCCAACAGTCACCTGTCCAGGTACAGGAAGGTGCAGCACgagatggaggaggcggaggagcggGCCGACATCGCCGAGTCTCAGGTCAACAAGCTGAGAGCAAAGAGTCGGGAAATTGTTAAG ACAAAAGATGAAGAGTGA